In Clostridia bacterium, the following are encoded in one genomic region:
- a CDS encoding aldehyde dehydrogenase family protein yields the protein MLDPQSVLKREPYKMYVDGEFEASDSGKTFDVVSPVTNKVIATAYQGSQSDVERAISAARRAFDDGPWGRMTQAERSHLLLRAGEILKKREDEFIAIEGLNCGKLWPSLKFYELPSAVDAFQFAAGKARCLEGKVVPVDGGGHYLNYVMWQPCGVVAEILPWNGPLMMGCQKVSMILAAGNTVVIKPPTWAPLSMLELASVFHEAGFPEGVVNVVPGPGSSVGDALVRNPQVDMVSLTGGTETGKQIFASAADTVKNVALELGGKSPNIIFDDVDISKAAKWAFFGFTLNSGQVCVAGTRLILHEAIYDRFIDELVNLCKQVVPGDGFTPGVNFGPMISREHCESVWRHIEQGIAEGASLVTGGFRYTDPTLAAGNFIPPTIFADVTPQMSIFRQEIFGPVLCVSKFSTEQDAVELANAVDYGLAGGVFTGDARRAQRVAEKIKAGQVYVNTYYSKGIMESPGVGWKASGVGGAGITKYMHPKTVFVELEDGTVPPM from the coding sequence ATGCTTGATCCGCAAAGCGTACTCAAGCGCGAACCCTACAAGATGTATGTTGACGGTGAGTTCGAAGCCTCAGATTCCGGCAAAACCTTCGACGTGGTCAGCCCGGTAACCAACAAGGTGATCGCCACGGCCTACCAGGGCAGCCAATCAGACGTGGAACGCGCAATATCTGCAGCCCGGCGCGCATTCGATGATGGCCCGTGGGGCCGCATGACCCAGGCGGAACGAAGTCACCTCTTGCTGCGTGCAGGGGAGATCCTTAAGAAGCGTGAAGACGAGTTCATAGCCATAGAGGGTCTAAACTGCGGAAAGCTCTGGCCAAGCCTGAAGTTCTATGAACTGCCCTCCGCCGTTGACGCTTTTCAATTCGCCGCAGGCAAGGCGCGCTGCCTTGAGGGCAAGGTAGTGCCAGTAGACGGCGGTGGGCACTATCTGAACTACGTGATGTGGCAGCCGTGTGGCGTGGTAGCCGAGATCCTGCCCTGGAACGGCCCGCTCATGATGGGCTGCCAGAAAGTCAGCATGATTCTGGCTGCCGGAAATACGGTAGTGATCAAGCCGCCCACCTGGGCGCCCCTATCCATGCTGGAACTGGCTTCGGTATTCCACGAAGCAGGGTTCCCTGAAGGTGTCGTGAACGTGGTTCCGGGCCCTGGCTCAAGCGTTGGAGACGCCCTCGTGAGAAACCCACAGGTGGACATGGTGTCGCTCACTGGAGGCACCGAAACAGGCAAACAGATATTTGCATCTGCCGCCGACACCGTAAAAAACGTAGCGCTGGAGCTCGGTGGAAAGAGCCCGAACATCATATTCGACGATGTGGACATCAGTAAAGCCGCCAAATGGGCATTCTTCGGGTTCACTCTCAACTCCGGCCAGGTGTGCGTGGCTGGCACAAGGCTGATACTGCATGAGGCCATATACGACAGATTCATCGACGAGCTCGTCAACCTGTGCAAGCAAGTCGTGCCGGGCGACGGCTTCACCCCCGGCGTGAACTTCGGCCCCATGATCTCTCGCGAGCATTGCGAGAGCGTATGGCGTCACATTGAGCAGGGAATCGCCGAAGGCGCCAGTCTAGTTACTGGAGGATTCCGCTACACCGACCCAACACTGGCCGCAGGCAACTTCATACCTCCCACCATATTCGCCGATGTAACGCCCCAGATGAGCATATTCCGGCAAGAGATCTTCGGGCCCGTGCTATGCGTGAGCAAGTTCAGCACCGAGCAGGACGCGGTCGAGCTGGCCAACGCCGTCGACTACGGCCTGGCTGGCGGAGTGTTCACCGGCGACGCAAGGCGCGCGCAGCGCGTGGCTGAGAAGATCAAAGCTGGTCAGGTGTATGTGAACACCTATTACAGCAAGGGCATCATGGAGTCGCCCGGAGTGGGCTGGAAAGCCAGCGGCGTTGGAGGTGCGGGAATCACAAAGTACATGCACCCGAAAACGGTATTCGTTGAGCTCGAAGACGGCACTGTTCCGCCCATGTAA
- a CDS encoding glycine/betaine/sarcosine/D-proline family reductase selenoprotein B translates to MQVQQEPRTELISLADKLRALCYINQFYAGIGGEDKAGIGVNLFEGAKGPSIGMQAMWRQEMEVVATIACGDNFANTETSFPQLAAALTEAVVRFKPHVFISGPAFNAGRYGVACARTAEYASSKLGIPSVTAMHPENPAVPMFVKHNYIVATPETAAGMAKALPPLAALALKLAQGRPIGAALDEGYIPTGHRRNELHQLIGATRVVNTLMARLANAPFVTEIPIRTFETVPAAPRVTDLGNSVIALITTGGLVPQGNPDKLRQAFSTTYGSYSLAHLSAMTAGDYESIHGGYDTTMVNADPNRLVPLDALRQLEADGAVGGVWNMFLTTCGIGTNVSSSVSIGERMAAQIKQAGVRAAILTSTUGTCTRCGATIAKELDKAGIPTAQITAFTSIAENVKANRIVFGGHFTSPAGNPDLPAQRELAYRKRVVETALKALATDVPVPTVFTVDEGREA, encoded by the coding sequence GTGCAGGTTCAGCAAGAGCCTAGAACGGAGCTGATATCATTGGCAGACAAACTAAGAGCTTTGTGTTACATCAACCAGTTCTATGCCGGTATTGGCGGTGAGGACAAGGCTGGCATTGGCGTAAACTTGTTTGAGGGCGCCAAGGGCCCATCCATAGGCATGCAAGCCATGTGGCGTCAAGAGATGGAGGTAGTCGCCACCATCGCGTGCGGCGACAACTTCGCCAACACCGAAACCAGTTTTCCTCAACTCGCTGCCGCCCTAACTGAAGCGGTTGTTAGGTTCAAGCCCCATGTGTTCATCTCGGGGCCAGCCTTCAACGCCGGACGCTATGGAGTCGCGTGTGCACGAACCGCCGAGTATGCAAGCTCGAAACTTGGAATTCCCAGCGTTACCGCCATGCATCCTGAGAATCCGGCGGTTCCAATGTTCGTGAAGCACAACTACATTGTCGCAACGCCTGAAACCGCAGCCGGAATGGCAAAAGCTCTCCCACCCCTTGCAGCGCTAGCGCTCAAACTTGCACAGGGCAGGCCCATAGGCGCCGCCCTGGACGAAGGCTACATCCCTACCGGGCATCGCAGAAACGAGTTGCACCAGCTCATCGGGGCCACGCGTGTTGTGAACACGCTCATGGCCAGGCTCGCGAACGCACCGTTCGTCACCGAGATACCCATACGCACGTTCGAAACCGTACCCGCCGCTCCTCGAGTGACCGACCTCGGGAACTCAGTTATAGCCCTCATCACCACAGGCGGGCTCGTTCCCCAGGGCAACCCCGACAAGCTCAGGCAGGCGTTCTCCACCACTTACGGCTCGTACTCGTTGGCGCACCTATCCGCAATGACAGCCGGCGACTACGAGTCTATTCACGGCGGTTATGACACCACCATGGTAAATGCCGATCCCAACCGACTGGTTCCTCTGGACGCCCTCAGGCAGCTTGAGGCCGACGGCGCCGTCGGCGGCGTGTGGAACATGTTCCTCACAACCTGCGGCATAGGCACCAACGTTAGCAGCTCTGTGTCTATTGGAGAGCGTATGGCGGCACAGATCAAGCAGGCAGGGGTTCGCGCAGCCATACTCACGTCCACCTGAGGCACCTGTACACGTTGCGGTGCAACGATAGCCAAAGAACTCGACAAGGCCGGAATCCCCACTGCCCAGATCACCGCATTCACGTCCATCGCCGAGAACGTCAAAGCAAACAGGATCGTGTTCGGGGGGCACTTCACCAGTCCTGCAGGCAACCCAGATCTTCCAGCCCAGCGTGAACTGGCCTACAGAAAACGTGTTGTGGAAACCGCGCTCAAGGCGTTGGCTACGGATGTGCCGGTGCCAACGGTGTTCACGGTGGACGAAGGGAGGGAGGCTTGA
- a CDS encoding glycine/sarcosine/betaine reductase component B subunit: MATTMNLTRNNYDVKHAVWADRTDLRDGLLRINRAEIEKLVKPILDGVAQASFDLVAPGENTRIIHVLDTIQPMHKPEGNAYPGIIGPPTTTGSGATNLLRGFAVMESAPLPWESASTSSGLLYPRDAIVDMTGPISEYSPFSHTSNLVICYSLVEGKSSAEYDAAIRQSAMRVADYLARVAEGAQPDQVEHFSIDGAADDLPKVVLVWQCQNQGVYANTLLYAHPIDNLTPTWLHPNEMLDGAVVSGNYVWPAFKVPTYLHANHPILLDLYRRHGVDLNFRGVVFSRSHNPTHWHKERSASFCVKLAHMLGADGLVMAWEGGGNAAVDAMLTIQYAETSGIAASAITFEFGGKDGTEGDLLVDSVPEAIAIVSGGSIEKTTSLPAVDRVVGGDVLRLNKESGGWFPEATDAITFDTTTHIYCSGNQSGHGRLYGAAY, translated from the coding sequence ATGGCCACGACAATGAACCTCACGAGAAACAATTACGATGTGAAGCACGCAGTATGGGCCGACAGGACCGACCTACGCGACGGCCTTCTGCGGATCAACCGAGCCGAAATTGAGAAACTGGTAAAACCCATTCTGGACGGGGTTGCTCAGGCCAGTTTCGACCTAGTCGCCCCCGGAGAGAACACTCGGATAATCCATGTGCTCGATACGATACAGCCAATGCACAAGCCAGAGGGCAATGCATATCCGGGAATCATCGGCCCACCCACTACCACCGGCTCAGGCGCCACCAATCTGCTCAGAGGATTCGCAGTGATGGAGAGTGCGCCGCTGCCATGGGAATCGGCCAGCACAAGCAGCGGATTGCTATATCCTAGAGACGCGATAGTGGACATGACTGGCCCAATATCCGAGTACAGCCCCTTCTCCCACACCAGCAACCTGGTGATCTGCTACAGCTTGGTCGAAGGCAAATCATCAGCTGAGTACGACGCAGCCATAAGGCAGTCGGCAATGCGAGTAGCCGACTACCTGGCGAGGGTTGCCGAAGGGGCCCAGCCGGATCAGGTTGAGCACTTCTCAATCGACGGTGCAGCCGACGACCTTCCCAAAGTGGTACTCGTATGGCAGTGCCAAAACCAGGGCGTGTACGCAAACACGCTGCTCTATGCGCACCCCATTGATAATCTGACGCCCACATGGCTGCATCCCAACGAAATGCTAGACGGAGCCGTGGTGAGCGGCAACTACGTTTGGCCAGCCTTCAAGGTTCCCACCTATCTTCATGCGAACCACCCGATACTGCTCGACCTCTACAGGCGCCACGGCGTAGACCTGAATTTCAGGGGCGTGGTGTTCAGCCGCAGCCATAACCCAACCCACTGGCACAAGGAACGCTCAGCCAGTTTCTGCGTGAAGCTGGCCCACATGCTCGGCGCTGATGGCCTGGTGATGGCGTGGGAAGGCGGAGGCAACGCTGCGGTAGACGCAATGCTCACCATTCAGTATGCTGAAACATCAGGCATCGCTGCCTCCGCCATCACGTTCGAATTCGGGGGCAAAGATGGCACTGAAGGCGACCTTCTTGTAGACAGTGTGCCTGAGGCCATCGCCATCGTGAGCGGCGGGAGCATTGAGAAGACAACATCACTGCCTGCAGTGGATCGTGTGGTGGGTGGAGATGTGCTGAGGCTCAACAAGGAGTCGGGAGGTTGGTTCCCGGAGGCGACGGATGCGATCACCTTCGACACAACCACGCACATCTACTGTTCTGGCAACCAGTCAGGCCACGGCAGGCTATATGGAGCTGCATACTAA
- a CDS encoding APC family permease: MSGSEESQLRTGVLGLWECVMIGVGGMVGSCIFTLSGVTYGLAGPAALVAWVIAAAIIMLYALNVAELSSRFPKAGGLYAYPAATLSNNPLIQQLLGWLASWSWVNVTVLGTSFGAIFVAGYLDSIIPGAKDAVILVGVIAIVFCWAVNYLGISLMGKTNLVLTALLMVGCLAYSFAAFPHVDPASFSNFWTSGAMGKSGIMTSIPMAMLAYGSVIAIASLAEEAKEPRKTIPKAIMISLGMTTVLYLIMLIATFGVVSWKQFTPDSFAYYAPMQFAATVFAPEAKWVSLAISISALFAIVTTMLVLVMSCSRTLMGVSEGGLLPAAFRSVNKNQAPGFSLTVSALAAAIVACFPQFTMEIIGTGSLCSAILVVLMAVSLIAARIRNLGAKGAYQVPGGIALPLLTIVVVVVNLVKLPAASYMLGGWWHLIGLVIFAVGRAGSARA; this comes from the coding sequence ATGAGCGGATCTGAAGAGTCGCAACTGCGCACTGGAGTTCTGGGCCTATGGGAATGCGTGATGATCGGCGTCGGCGGCATGGTTGGAAGTTGCATATTCACTCTCTCTGGCGTGACCTACGGTCTTGCAGGCCCCGCGGCGCTCGTGGCATGGGTCATCGCAGCGGCCATCATCATGCTATATGCGCTAAACGTAGCCGAGCTATCAAGCAGGTTCCCTAAAGCCGGCGGTTTGTACGCATATCCTGCTGCTACCTTGAGCAACAACCCCCTCATTCAACAGCTACTAGGCTGGCTCGCATCGTGGTCATGGGTTAACGTGACAGTTCTCGGCACATCGTTCGGCGCCATTTTCGTTGCAGGCTATCTCGATTCCATAATCCCCGGCGCCAAGGATGCCGTTATCCTCGTAGGCGTGATCGCGATAGTGTTCTGCTGGGCCGTGAACTACCTGGGCATAAGCCTGATGGGAAAGACCAACCTGGTGCTCACCGCCCTGCTCATGGTAGGTTGCCTGGCGTACAGCTTCGCGGCCTTCCCCCACGTCGATCCCGCGAGCTTCTCGAACTTCTGGACTTCGGGAGCCATGGGAAAGAGCGGCATCATGACTTCGATTCCCATGGCTATGCTGGCCTACGGCTCTGTGATAGCCATTGCCAGCCTGGCCGAAGAGGCCAAGGAACCGCGCAAGACCATTCCCAAGGCCATCATGATCTCCCTGGGAATGACCACCGTGCTCTACCTGATCATGCTAATCGCCACGTTTGGAGTGGTGTCGTGGAAGCAGTTCACGCCTGATTCCTTCGCCTACTACGCACCGATGCAATTTGCTGCCACCGTATTCGCACCGGAAGCAAAGTGGGTAAGCCTTGCAATATCCATCTCAGCACTGTTCGCAATAGTCACCACAATGCTGGTGCTCGTGATGAGCTGCAGTCGCACTCTGATGGGAGTCAGCGAAGGCGGCCTGCTTCCCGCAGCGTTCAGGTCAGTCAACAAGAATCAGGCGCCCGGCTTCTCGCTTACCGTTTCCGCGCTCGCCGCCGCAATTGTCGCCTGTTTCCCACAGTTCACCATGGAGATCATCGGCACGGGCTCGCTGTGCTCAGCCATATTGGTGGTACTCATGGCCGTGTCGCTGATTGCCGCCAGAATACGCAATCTGGGAGCTAAAGGCGCATATCAGGTTCCTGGCGGAATCGCGCTGCCGTTGCTTACCATAGTAGTAGTCGTTGTGAACCTAGTTAAGCTACCGGCCGCCTCCTACATGCTTGGGGGTTGGTGGCACCTCATTGGCCTGGTGATCTTCGCAGTGGGCCGTGCAGGTTCAGCAAGAGCCTAG